TCTATGACACGAATCCGTACACAGGGAGAGAGGACTCACCTACGTATCGGCGAACGCATCTCGGAGGGAAAGGGTTGACGCTATTTCTAGCCAACGTACCGCCTCGCCCATCTCGCGGAACACCTCTTTTTCCCCATGGCAACGCTTGGTTTGGGCAAGAATAGCACGCGCGAAGGTGTAGTCGATAAAGCGAGGGGCGACGACGGCGACCCGCCCCACGAGGCCGGTTGTGGGCGGCCGGCGACGCGCGAGCTTGACCAGGTTCATCATATCCGGCCAGTCGACCACCAACTCCGAAATGTCCCGACCATCCCAGAATTGATGGTAGGACGTCAGGCAATGTGGATCGCGCCAGATGGTATCGAGCGTCGAGATGATATCTTCGCCCGATACGAGACCAGAAAGCCGAAGGTGGACGATGCCTTCCTTTTTCATTACTTGATTCGCGATCGCCATAACTATGGATTGGCCGATGTCGAGAGAGGGTGTCTGGACATCTTCAGGAAGTGCTGTTGTAGATGTCCATTCCTGCTTCACAAGGGGTAGACCAATCCAGTATTCCGGGCGTTCTGGCCCTTTGTTGTGCGTAAAAATGCAACGTATGCCGCGAAATGGGTCACAAGATCGGACGTATCCAGACGAGGAACCACCGGCCGGTGCGGTGGGGTCAATGGTGCCCGCCGAGGCTTCGGAGGACGGTCATGATCCCCAGTGCGATGAGCAGGAGGCCAGTGGCCAGGTTGATGCGCTGGCGCCAGTAGGGTTTGATGAACTGGCCGGCCCAGGCCAGGCCAAACAGCGCTGGCAGCGTCCCGATGCCAAATAGCGCCATGGTGAGCGCGCCGTGCCAGGCGCTGCCCGCGGCGCCGGCCTTGAGCAACATGGCGTAGACGAGCGGGCAGGGCAACAGGCCGTTCATCACCCCGACACTCAGCGCCCCCGATGCGCCGCCACGTTCGAACAATCGCTTGAGCGTCTTACCAAGCCACCCTGTGGCCTTCGCGATCAGCCGGCCGCCGGCCAGCCCGCGTTGCCCGAAGAGGTAGGCCACTCCAGCGACGATCAGCAACCCGCCCAAGACCATCCCCAGCAACTGTTGCCCCCCCATGAGGTGATGCATCACAGCCCCGCCGCCGCCAACCAGCAGGCCGAGGACGGCGTAGCTGAAGGTCTTCCCGATCCCATACAGCCCCATGCGCAGCGTGCGGGGGCCGGCATCCGGGGAGAGATGGGCGATCATGAGCGGAAACCCGCCGCACATCCCGATGCAGTGCGCACTCCCGAGCACGCCGGCCAATACGATGAGCAGCACGTCGGTCATGGAGCCGGCGAACAGGAGTCGGAGCGGTCCACGCCGGCGACGCGGACCAGCCGATCCAACCGCAGCGGCGCCTGGTCAGGGTAGGCCTCTAGAACTACGAATTCCTCCGCGCCCCGCGCGTACACGTCCAGGACGCGGG
Above is a genomic segment from Rhodothermales bacterium containing:
- a CDS encoding sulfite exporter TauE/SafE family protein translates to MTDVLLIVLAGVLGSAHCIGMCGGFPLMIAHLSPDAGPRTLRMGLYGIGKTFSYAVLGLLVGGGGAVMHHLMGGQQLLGMVLGGLLIVAGVAYLFGQRGLAGGRLIAKATGWLGKTLKRLFERGGASGALSVGVMNGLLPCPLVYAMLLKAGAAGSAWHGALTMALFGIGTLPALFGLAWAGQFIKPYWRQRINLATGLLLIALGIMTVLRSLGGHH